A portion of the Stigmatella aurantiaca DW4/3-1 genome contains these proteins:
- a CDS encoding SDR family oxidoreductase produces MSGIALITGTSSGIGLSSAIHLAKAGFQVVATLRDTGKAGPLQARARDEGVTLDILPLDVQSDASVQACVQAVLAKYGRIDVLVNNAGAGHLGSLEQTTPEELRQTMEVNFFGVWRTTQAVFPSMRQARSGRILTVTSVGGLIGQPFNDAYCAAKFACEGFLESLAPVAKRLGIQLVAIEPGAVTTEFVTTVQGRKPGGPVVSEEYRPMLDAYIRAAMGAYAHMAQSSDDVAKVIVEAATAETPHFRYATSEVIRTLAGQKYKDITGDSILEMTGSRLS; encoded by the coding sequence ATGTCTGGCATCGCCCTCATCACCGGAACCTCCTCGGGCATCGGGCTCAGCTCCGCCATTCACCTGGCCAAGGCCGGTTTTCAAGTGGTCGCGACCCTGAGAGACACCGGCAAGGCAGGGCCCTTGCAGGCGCGCGCCCGCGACGAAGGCGTCACGCTCGACATCCTGCCGCTGGATGTTCAGAGCGACGCCTCGGTCCAGGCCTGCGTCCAAGCGGTGCTCGCGAAGTACGGAAGAATCGACGTGCTCGTCAACAACGCGGGCGCGGGTCATCTCGGCTCGCTGGAGCAGACCACTCCGGAGGAGCTGCGCCAGACGATGGAGGTAAACTTCTTCGGCGTGTGGCGGACGACCCAGGCGGTGTTCCCCTCCATGCGTCAGGCCCGCTCGGGGCGCATCCTCACGGTCACGAGCGTGGGAGGACTGATTGGCCAACCCTTCAACGACGCATACTGCGCCGCCAAGTTCGCCTGTGAGGGCTTCCTGGAGAGCCTCGCCCCCGTGGCGAAGAGGCTGGGCATCCAACTGGTGGCCATCGAGCCCGGGGCGGTGACCACCGAGTTCGTCACCACGGTCCAGGGGCGCAAGCCCGGAGGGCCCGTTGTCTCCGAGGAGTACCGGCCCATGTTGGACGCCTACATCCGCGCGGCCATGGGGGCCTATGCGCACATGGCTCAGAGCAGCGATGACGTGGCGAAGGTGATTGTCGAGGCTGCCACGGCCGAAACACCCCATTTCCGCTACGCCACCTCCGAGGTGATCCGCACACTCGCCGGACAGAAGTACAAAGACATCACGGGAGATTCGATTCTGGAGATGACGGGCTCGCGGCTGTCCTGA
- a CDS encoding AraC family transcriptional regulator encodes MVIALREGGVDVDAILRKVDASSLPTGARMTVAQWNAFQDLALARVEPSLGLELGAQIHPELFGIAGLSAMAAPTFGAALGRLVRYKRMFSTDVLELVPQGDDQALRVDVSMPERSHARLRVDMELAFLVSFGRVMTRTRIIPRAVSLRGPAPAYQERYGALFACPVRFQQPVDELLFSALDLARPLVSSSPELEALFGARAEQLWEETGGDERVSQVRSVLRRQLSGEEPSIGGVARALGMSERSLQRKLSEAHTSFKALLSEVRRDMAREQLATTDIELAELSFLLGFSDPNSLHRAFKRWEGMTPLEYRRKHGPRRHLA; translated from the coding sequence ATGGTGATCGCCTTGCGCGAGGGCGGGGTGGACGTGGATGCCATCCTCCGGAAGGTGGATGCCAGCAGCCTCCCCACCGGCGCCCGGATGACGGTGGCCCAGTGGAATGCGTTCCAGGATCTGGCACTGGCCCGGGTGGAGCCTTCCCTGGGACTGGAGCTGGGAGCCCAGATTCACCCGGAACTCTTCGGCATCGCGGGGCTGTCCGCCATGGCGGCGCCCACCTTCGGCGCGGCACTGGGCCGGCTGGTGCGGTACAAGCGGATGTTCTCCACGGACGTGCTGGAGCTGGTGCCTCAGGGAGATGACCAGGCGCTCCGCGTGGACGTGTCGATGCCTGAGCGGTCCCATGCCCGGCTCCGGGTGGACATGGAGCTCGCGTTCCTCGTTTCCTTTGGGCGGGTGATGACCCGGACGCGGATCATCCCCCGGGCCGTCTCGTTGAGGGGGCCCGCGCCTGCCTACCAGGAGCGCTACGGCGCGCTCTTCGCCTGTCCGGTGCGGTTCCAGCAGCCTGTGGATGAGCTGCTCTTCTCCGCGCTGGACCTGGCCCGGCCCTTGGTCAGCAGCTCTCCCGAGTTGGAGGCACTGTTCGGCGCTCGGGCCGAGCAGCTCTGGGAGGAGACGGGAGGGGACGAGCGCGTCTCGCAGGTGCGCTCGGTGTTGCGGCGCCAGCTCAGCGGGGAAGAGCCCTCCATCGGCGGGGTGGCGCGAGCCCTCGGCATGAGCGAACGAAGCCTGCAGCGGAAGCTGTCGGAGGCACACACCTCGTTCAAGGCCCTGCTCTCCGAGGTCCGCCGGGACATGGCCCGGGAGCAACTGGCGACGACGGACATCGAGCTGGCGGAGCTGTCATTCCTGCTGGGGTTCTCGGATCCCAACTCCCTGCACCGGGCGTTCAAGCGCTGGGAGGGGATGACGCCGCTGGAGTACCGCCGCAAGCATGGCCCGCGGCGGCACCTGGCTTGA
- a CDS encoding class I SAM-dependent methyltransferase: MTGTAEPLEQNPKLWKLLRDLAAGQEAARDALLETLLAAPNPASALTELAVHEAGSAAARTQLTAHHADPKWSKWLPLHLQEYTAVFPEDVRFHQPLPQALIDSGWAETHLRALQSGGVQAARALVTELDAIAEEAASLLSRLPAMKARLGGSLHILQVQALTRAEALLGPLQGRKILEVGPQEGGLLLELIKLGADALGIDLGPQIEHPRLIQGDFLHTALPGPFELIVATAVFESSSCARGEPDSDAKNNSPAVLRRFHELTAPGGFVVLENVMFPIPFSREEAKAAGFEVPLSRLPAINLRTGGRSCVLRRI; the protein is encoded by the coding sequence ATGACGGGCACAGCCGAACCTCTGGAGCAGAACCCCAAGCTTTGGAAGCTTCTCCGGGACCTCGCCGCGGGACAGGAGGCAGCGCGTGATGCCCTGCTGGAAACCCTGCTCGCCGCGCCGAACCCGGCCAGTGCCTTGACGGAGCTCGCGGTCCACGAGGCGGGCAGCGCCGCGGCACGGACCCAGCTCACAGCGCACCACGCGGATCCCAAGTGGTCGAAGTGGCTCCCCCTCCACCTTCAGGAGTACACGGCCGTCTTCCCGGAAGACGTCCGCTTTCACCAGCCCCTCCCGCAGGCGCTCATCGACAGCGGCTGGGCCGAGACCCACCTCCGGGCGCTTCAATCGGGCGGGGTCCAGGCGGCACGCGCGCTGGTGACCGAGCTGGACGCCATCGCCGAGGAAGCCGCCTCCTTGCTCTCGCGGCTGCCTGCCATGAAAGCCCGGCTCGGCGGCTCCCTTCACATCCTTCAGGTCCAGGCACTCACCCGGGCGGAAGCCCTCCTGGGCCCTCTTCAGGGACGCAAGATCCTCGAAGTGGGCCCCCAGGAAGGCGGTCTTCTTCTGGAGTTGATCAAGCTGGGCGCGGATGCCTTGGGGATCGACCTGGGGCCACAAATCGAACACCCCCGGCTCATCCAGGGCGACTTTCTGCACACCGCCCTGCCCGGACCTTTCGAGCTCATCGTCGCGACCGCGGTCTTCGAGTCGAGCTCGTGCGCCCGCGGCGAGCCGGACTCCGACGCGAAGAACAACTCGCCTGCCGTCCTGCGGCGCTTTCACGAGCTGACAGCCCCCGGGGGCTTCGTGGTGCTGGAGAACGTCATGTTCCCCATCCCCTTCTCGCGCGAGGAGGCCAAGGCCGCGGGCTTCGAGGTACCGCTCTCACGGCTGCCTGCAATCAACCTGCGGACGGGGGGACGGAGCTGTGTCTTGAGGCGCATCTGA